A portion of the Agrobacterium tumefaciens genome contains these proteins:
- a CDS encoding acyl-CoA dehydrogenase, whose product MSERAAFNWQDPFLLEDQLTDDERMIRDAAAAFGKSELMPRVSEAYLSETTEPELFRLMGRTGLLGVTLPEEYGAANASYVAYGLVAREVERIDSGYRSMMSVQSSLVIHPIFAYGSDEQKKKYLPGLVSGELIGCFGLTEPDAGSDPGGMKTRAEKIAGGYRLRGSKMWISNAPIADVFVVWAKSEAHDNQIRGFVLEKGMKGLSAPKIGGKLSLRASITGEIVMDGVEVGEDALLPNVSGLKGPFGCLNRARYGISWGVMGAAEDCWFRALQYGLDRKQFGKPLAGMQLYQKKLADMQTEIALGLQASLRVGRLMDEHKMAPEMISIIKRNNCGKALDIARQARDMHGGNGIQIEYHVMRHAQNLETVNTYEGTHDVHALILGRAQTGIQAFF is encoded by the coding sequence GTGAGCGAACGCGCAGCATTCAATTGGCAGGACCCTTTTCTGCTGGAAGACCAACTGACCGACGACGAGCGGATGATCCGCGACGCCGCCGCAGCCTTCGGCAAATCGGAACTTATGCCGCGTGTGTCCGAGGCCTATCTTTCTGAGACCACCGAACCGGAACTGTTCCGCCTGATGGGCCGCACCGGCCTTCTGGGCGTCACCCTGCCGGAAGAATATGGCGCCGCAAATGCCAGCTACGTGGCCTATGGTCTCGTGGCCCGCGAGGTGGAGCGTATCGACAGCGGTTATCGCTCGATGATGAGCGTGCAGTCCTCGCTCGTCATCCATCCGATCTTCGCTTATGGCTCGGACGAACAGAAGAAGAAATACCTGCCCGGCCTCGTCTCCGGCGAGCTGATCGGCTGTTTCGGCCTGACCGAACCGGATGCCGGCTCCGATCCGGGCGGAATGAAGACCCGCGCCGAAAAGATCGCCGGCGGGTATCGCCTGCGTGGTTCGAAAATGTGGATTTCCAATGCGCCCATCGCCGATGTCTTCGTCGTCTGGGCGAAATCCGAAGCCCACGACAACCAGATTCGCGGCTTCGTGCTGGAAAAAGGCATGAAGGGTCTGTCTGCACCGAAGATCGGCGGCAAGCTTTCGCTGCGCGCCTCCATAACAGGCGAGATCGTCATGGATGGCGTGGAAGTGGGCGAAGATGCGCTGCTTCCGAATGTTTCCGGCCTGAAAGGCCCGTTCGGCTGCCTCAACCGCGCCCGCTACGGCATTTCCTGGGGAGTGATGGGCGCTGCGGAAGATTGCTGGTTCCGCGCCCTGCAATATGGTCTCGACCGCAAGCAGTTCGGCAAGCCGCTGGCCGGCATGCAGCTTTACCAGAAAAAGCTCGCCGACATGCAGACCGAGATCGCTCTCGGCCTCCAGGCATCGCTGCGCGTCGGCCGCCTGATGGACGAGCACAAAATGGCGCCGGAAATGATCTCCATCATCAAGCGCAACAATTGCGGCAAGGCGCTGGATATCGCCCGCCAGGCCCGCGACATGCACGGCGGCAACGGCATCCAGATCGAGTACCACGTGATGCGCCACGCCCAGAACCTCGAAACGGTCAACACCTACGAGGGCACGCACGACGTTCACGCGCTTATCCTCGGCCGGGCGCAGACGGGCATTCAGGCGTTTTTCTAA
- a CDS encoding LysR family transcriptional regulator — protein sequence MTSLSRKLLPSTSALAAFDSVARLGSFSAAADELALTQGAISRQVMSLEEQLGVRLFERGARGVSLTTEGGAYAKSIAAALGEIRAASLQIMTKTHGNTLNLAMLPTFGTRWLLPRIPDFVSSHPEITINFATRIGQFDFEREQLDMAIHIGQADWPGAESTFLMHEMVAPVCSPEFLKAHPVEKGEDIAGLPLLHMASRPGAWSHWFESLGHSLALPQGMRFEQFSSVAQACIAGLGVALMPLFLIDNELKSRQLVKAYDHQAKSPSSYYAVAPLSRANHVPVVLFRDWLVRQVEAYRAAGNLPLEK from the coding sequence ATGACGTCTCTCAGCCGCAAACTCCTGCCCTCCACCAGTGCGCTTGCCGCCTTTGATTCCGTTGCCCGGCTTGGCAGCTTTTCAGCCGCTGCCGATGAACTTGCCTTGACGCAAGGGGCGATCAGCCGTCAGGTTATGTCACTGGAAGAACAGCTTGGCGTGCGCCTGTTCGAGCGCGGCGCGCGTGGAGTGTCACTGACGACCGAGGGTGGCGCTTACGCGAAATCGATTGCCGCAGCCCTTGGCGAGATACGTGCCGCCTCGTTGCAGATCATGACCAAAACGCATGGCAATACGCTCAATCTAGCGATGCTGCCGACATTCGGCACCCGCTGGCTTCTGCCGCGCATTCCTGATTTCGTCTCCAGTCATCCGGAAATCACCATTAATTTCGCCACCCGCATCGGCCAGTTCGACTTCGAGCGTGAGCAACTGGATATGGCGATCCACATCGGGCAGGCGGATTGGCCGGGAGCGGAAAGCACCTTTCTGATGCATGAGATGGTTGCGCCGGTGTGCAGCCCCGAATTCCTGAAGGCGCATCCGGTCGAAAAAGGTGAGGATATTGCCGGCCTGCCTCTGCTGCACATGGCCTCGCGGCCGGGTGCCTGGAGCCACTGGTTCGAGAGCCTCGGCCATTCGCTTGCCTTGCCGCAGGGCATGCGGTTCGAGCAGTTTTCCAGCGTGGCGCAGGCCTGTATAGCCGGACTTGGCGTGGCTTTGATGCCGCTTTTCCTGATCGATAACGAACTGAAATCGCGGCAACTGGTGAAAGCCTACGATCATCAGGCCAAAAGCCCGAGTTCCTATTATGCGGTCGCGCCGCTATCCCGTGCCAACCACGTTCCAGTCGTGCTGTTTCGCGACTGGTTGGTACGGCAGGTGGAGGCCTATCGTGCGGCTGGCAATCTGCCACTGGAAAAATAA
- a CDS encoding LacI family DNA-binding transcriptional regulator, whose product MASSRPATNLSAIAAALGVSVATVSNALSGKGRVSPELVERIRKTASELGYVPSSAGRALRTGRSGVLGLVLPDIANPLFPQIAQAIEKAAVNAGYGVLIADSRGEIAMQTDAINRLIERGVDGMVVVPRRGTRIADVDCPVAVIDSPSTPGNTVAADHWDGGRQIGEYLAALGHDKVVLIGKNRDSNVQNDRLGGIRDGLGKACVTETLWVDAIEKADGAGCRLGLTEKVRDGFTAFAAVSDLHALRALTELQREGIEVPEEASVTGFDDLIFSAVVTPPLTTMRMDMRRIADLAVDALLRAIDGEAGFENGIAAEVTAEISKVPMALIMRGSTGEKKHDAIEAKNTTAGELTP is encoded by the coding sequence ATGGCGTCTTCACGGCCTGCCACCAATCTGAGCGCGATAGCAGCGGCACTCGGCGTGTCAGTTGCAACCGTGTCCAATGCGCTGTCAGGCAAGGGCCGTGTTTCGCCGGAACTGGTGGAGCGCATCCGCAAGACCGCAAGCGAACTTGGTTATGTGCCGAGTTCGGCGGGCAGGGCGCTGCGCACCGGCAGGTCAGGAGTTCTCGGGCTGGTGCTGCCGGATATCGCCAATCCACTCTTCCCACAGATCGCGCAGGCCATCGAAAAGGCAGCCGTCAATGCCGGTTATGGTGTTTTGATCGCCGACTCCCGCGGCGAGATCGCCATGCAGACGGACGCCATCAACCGGCTGATCGAGCGTGGAGTGGATGGCATGGTCGTCGTTCCCCGCCGCGGCACGCGTATCGCGGATGTCGATTGCCCGGTGGCGGTGATCGACAGCCCCTCGACGCCCGGAAACACCGTAGCCGCTGACCACTGGGATGGCGGCCGGCAGATCGGCGAATATCTGGCAGCCCTCGGACACGACAAGGTGGTGCTGATCGGCAAGAACCGCGACTCAAATGTGCAGAACGACCGACTCGGCGGCATTCGCGATGGTCTGGGCAAGGCCTGCGTCACGGAAACGCTGTGGGTGGACGCCATTGAAAAGGCGGATGGTGCGGGTTGCCGTCTCGGCCTTACCGAAAAGGTGAGGGATGGTTTCACTGCCTTTGCTGCCGTATCCGACCTGCATGCGTTGCGCGCGCTCACTGAATTGCAGCGCGAGGGCATCGAGGTGCCGGAAGAGGCGAGTGTCACCGGCTTCGACGATCTGATTTTCTCCGCCGTTGTGACGCCGCCGCTGACGACGATGCGCATGGATATGCGCCGCATCGCCGATCTGGCCGTGGATGCGCTGTTGCGCGCGATCGATGGCGAGGCGGGCTTCGAAAACGGCATAGCTGCCGAGGTCACGGCAGAAATCTCGAAAGTACCGATGGCGCTGATCATGCGCGGCTCCACCGGCGAAAAAAAGCATGATGCGATTGAAGCCAAAAACACGACAGCAGGAGAACTCACACCATGA
- a CDS encoding ABC transporter substrate-binding protein — translation MKKIILASGTALMLTMGAAQAQDKTLTISVYAFAQDEFKELVYTPFEKQCGCKLVVETGNSVERLAKMEANKANPVVDLAIVSMADALSATRKDLIQKIDAAKVPNIGKLYDIAKDPNGDGMSVGVNFYATSIVYRTDKMKIDSWADLLKDGIVDHVAFPNVTTNQGPPALYMLGKAIGKDTPDLAGAIEAVGEKKDDIVTFYVKSSQLVQLMQQEEIWAAPIGRFSWAPFTKLDLPLAWATPKEGQTGGMNVLVVPKGTKNEDLALQFMDFWLSTDVQKALAEKLVDSPTNKEVKVSDEVANNITYGDETAKSLQLIPSAVTLDNRDKWLSEWNAKVGQ, via the coding sequence ATGAAAAAAATCATTCTTGCATCGGGCACCGCCCTGATGCTGACGATGGGTGCCGCGCAGGCGCAGGACAAGACGCTGACGATCTCGGTCTACGCCTTCGCGCAGGACGAATTCAAGGAACTGGTCTATACACCGTTCGAAAAGCAATGCGGCTGCAAGCTGGTCGTCGAGACCGGCAACAGCGTTGAGCGCCTCGCCAAGATGGAGGCCAACAAGGCCAATCCGGTGGTCGATCTCGCCATTGTTTCCATGGCGGATGCGCTTTCCGCCACCCGCAAGGACCTGATCCAGAAGATCGATGCCGCCAAGGTGCCGAATATCGGCAAGCTCTATGATATCGCCAAGGATCCGAATGGCGACGGCATGAGCGTTGGCGTCAATTTCTACGCCACGTCAATCGTTTACCGCACAGACAAGATGAAGATCGATAGCTGGGCCGATCTTTTGAAGGACGGTATCGTCGACCACGTCGCTTTCCCGAATGTCACTACCAATCAGGGCCCGCCGGCGCTTTACATGCTGGGCAAGGCCATCGGCAAGGATACGCCTGATCTTGCTGGCGCTATCGAAGCCGTGGGCGAAAAGAAGGACGATATCGTCACGTTCTACGTGAAATCGTCGCAGCTGGTGCAGCTCATGCAGCAGGAAGAAATCTGGGCCGCCCCCATCGGCCGCTTCTCCTGGGCGCCCTTTACCAAGCTCGATCTGCCGCTTGCCTGGGCAACCCCCAAGGAAGGCCAGACCGGCGGCATGAACGTGCTCGTGGTGCCAAAGGGCACGAAGAACGAAGATCTGGCGCTGCAGTTCATGGATTTCTGGCTCTCGACCGACGTTCAGAAGGCGCTGGCCGAAAAGCTCGTGGACAGCCCGACCAACAAGGAAGTCAAGGTGTCCGACGAGGTGGCGAACAATATCACCTATGGGGACGAAACCGCAAAAAGCCTGCAGCTCATTCCTTCCGCCGTGACGCTCGACAACCGTGACAAGTGGCTGTCGGAGTGGAACGCCAAGGTCGGTCAGTAA
- a CDS encoding ABC transporter permease yields MFQNRAEALALALPAAIFAAAVFLVPVFMLLSEGFHTTDGWTLSAYADFFSDPLNRAVFLRTLKLGALVTIVSAVVGYAAAFAIVNLSPGAKGHVVNLVVLPLMISPVARTYAWIVILGRTGIVNQALQAVGLSDAPIRILFSETAVFIGLLQLFLPLMIISLISALENMPKDTIAAARVLGANWLQVFWKVILPLTKEGLVVGGTLVFTGSLTAYITPAILGGSKVLMLETLLYQQVTVSNNFVAASVIAFILIVMSFAANILLKRIATAKNKK; encoded by the coding sequence ATGTTTCAGAACCGGGCCGAAGCGCTGGCGCTTGCCTTGCCCGCCGCTATTTTCGCGGCGGCGGTCTTTCTTGTGCCGGTCTTCATGCTCCTGTCGGAAGGCTTTCACACCACTGACGGCTGGACATTGTCCGCTTACGCCGATTTCTTCTCCGATCCGCTGAACAGGGCGGTTTTCCTGCGCACCCTGAAGCTTGGCGCGCTTGTCACCATCGTATCTGCGGTGGTGGGTTATGCGGCGGCTTTCGCCATCGTAAATCTGTCGCCGGGCGCGAAAGGACATGTCGTCAATCTGGTCGTCTTGCCGCTGATGATCTCGCCGGTTGCCCGCACCTATGCCTGGATCGTCATTCTCGGCAGAACCGGCATCGTCAACCAGGCGCTTCAGGCGGTAGGACTGAGCGATGCGCCGATCCGTATACTGTTTTCCGAAACGGCTGTTTTCATCGGCCTTCTGCAATTGTTCCTGCCATTGATGATCATTTCCCTCATCAGTGCGCTGGAGAATATGCCCAAGGATACGATCGCAGCCGCCCGCGTTCTCGGCGCAAACTGGCTGCAGGTGTTCTGGAAGGTCATCCTGCCGCTCACCAAGGAGGGGCTTGTTGTCGGCGGCACGCTGGTGTTCACCGGTTCGCTCACGGCCTATATCACGCCGGCCATTCTCGGCGGCTCCAAGGTGCTGATGCTGGAAACCCTGCTCTACCAGCAGGTGACGGTCTCCAACAATTTCGTCGCCGCCAGCGTCATCGCCTTCATCCTGATCGTCATGAGCTTTGCCGCCAATATCCTGCTGAAGCGCATCGCCACCGCAAAGAACAAGAAATGA
- a CDS encoding ABC transporter permease has product MTRQLFIPLTLLLVVGFLIGPFLIIVAASFSAGDTLAFPPQGFSLKWIAKVFTVESFRESFAMSMFLAIGGTFTALVLGIPASYAMSRYKLPFAETVRTIVSAPIIVPGIIVGLALLRYFVVPFGIGITLALFLAHTALILPYAVRVVSASLNNLRSDIEEAAVLLGSSRFGAFFRVVLPNIRGGILSAFILGFVTSFNQVPVSLFLSGPGVRTLPIDMLGYMEIVFDPSVAALSSLLAFLSIGIVFLAERFLGFSRYV; this is encoded by the coding sequence ATGACCCGGCAGCTCTTCATTCCGCTCACGCTCCTGCTCGTTGTCGGCTTCCTGATCGGGCCGTTCCTCATCATCGTTGCGGCCTCATTTTCGGCCGGCGACACGCTCGCCTTTCCGCCGCAGGGCTTTTCACTGAAATGGATCGCGAAGGTCTTCACCGTCGAAAGTTTCCGTGAAAGCTTCGCGATGTCGATGTTCCTCGCCATCGGCGGCACATTCACGGCGCTCGTCCTCGGTATTCCCGCTTCCTACGCCATGTCGCGCTACAAGCTGCCCTTTGCGGAAACCGTGCGCACGATCGTTTCGGCGCCGATCATCGTGCCGGGTATCATCGTCGGTCTGGCGCTGCTGCGCTATTTCGTCGTGCCCTTCGGCATCGGCATCACGCTTGCCCTGTTTCTCGCGCACACGGCGCTCATCCTGCCCTATGCGGTACGGGTGGTTTCGGCCAGCCTCAACAATCTGCGTTCGGATATCGAGGAGGCGGCGGTGCTGCTCGGCTCGTCGCGGTTTGGCGCATTTTTCCGTGTGGTGCTGCCCAATATTCGCGGTGGTATCCTGTCGGCCTTCATCCTCGGTTTCGTGACGAGTTTCAATCAGGTGCCCGTGTCGCTGTTCCTGTCGGGTCCGGGCGTGCGCACGCTGCCCATCGACATGCTGGGCTACATGGAGATCGTTTTCGATCCGTCTGTCGCCGCACTCTCATCGCTGCTCGCCTTCCTTTCCATCGGCATCGTCTTCCTGGCCGAACGTTTTCTGGGGTTCTCCCGTTATGTCTGA
- a CDS encoding ABC transporter ATP-binding protein, which yields MSDANYLSLQKVSLAYGNSIAVKDLDLDIRKGELLALLGPSGCGKTTTMRAIAGLMPVAGGRIDLDGADITRVAANKRAVGLVFQSYALFPHLTVYENVAFGLKLKGMNGKALDDKVASGLKSVGLSNFASRKPAELSGGQQQRVALARSMVMEPKVLLLDEPLSNLDARLRLEMRTELQRVQKETGVTMIFVTHDQIEALALADRIVVMKGGKIEQIGTPEEIYNAPVSAFVADFVGFENIFALEGGALKTENGITPLTGPVPSASGLAWRPRMVTLGSGPFQGTVRGTSFAGNTREYLLDTLLGPIKAETDAALTAHTIGDTLAFDLPVEKAASLKVFG from the coding sequence ATGTCTGACGCAAATTACCTTTCGCTCCAAAAAGTCTCGCTCGCCTACGGCAACAGCATCGCCGTCAAGGATCTCGACCTCGATATCCGCAAGGGTGAACTTCTCGCACTGCTAGGTCCTTCCGGCTGTGGCAAGACCACCACGATGCGTGCCATTGCCGGGCTGATGCCGGTGGCGGGCGGGCGCATCGATCTCGACGGCGCCGATATCACCCGCGTCGCCGCCAACAAGCGCGCCGTGGGGCTGGTGTTTCAGTCCTATGCGCTGTTTCCGCACCTGACGGTTTACGAAAACGTCGCCTTCGGCCTCAAACTCAAGGGCATGAACGGCAAGGCGCTTGATGACAAGGTCGCCTCCGGCCTGAAGTCCGTGGGATTGTCGAACTTCGCATCGCGCAAGCCGGCCGAGCTTTCCGGCGGCCAGCAGCAGCGCGTGGCGCTGGCGCGCTCCATGGTCATGGAGCCGAAGGTGCTGCTGCTCGACGAGCCGCTCTCCAACCTTGATGCGCGCCTCAGGCTTGAAATGCGCACCGAATTGCAGCGCGTGCAGAAGGAAACCGGTGTGACGATGATCTTCGTCACCCATGACCAGATCGAGGCGCTCGCATTGGCCGACCGTATTGTCGTCATGAAGGGCGGCAAGATTGAGCAGATCGGTACACCGGAAGAGATCTACAATGCGCCGGTTTCCGCCTTCGTGGCGGATTTCGTCGGCTTTGAAAACATCTTCGCGCTGGAAGGCGGCGCGTTGAAAACCGAAAACGGCATAACACCGCTTACCGGACCAGTCCCTTCAGCATCTGGACTGGCCTGGCGGCCGCGCATGGTCACCCTTGGTTCAGGTCCTTTCCAGGGAACCGTGCGCGGCACATCCTTTGCCGGAAATACCCGTGAGTACCTGCTGGATACGCTGCTTGGTCCCATCAAGGCGGAGACCGACGCTGCGCTGACCGCCCATACGATCGGTGATACGCTCGCCTTCGACCTTCCGGTCGAAAAGGCGGCAAGCCTCAAGGTGTTTGGCTGA
- a CDS encoding nucleoside hydrolase, whose product MGVWIDTDMGFDDIAAIMVVQSAGLAIDGISLVFGNATLDVVCSNAAGAVAAFGWSMPLHQGRAKPVLGALETAQCILGDSGIPTVGRSLPDAPALPQSDAFTALCGWLEGAGEKRILALGPLTNIAALCLALPDLAAKISDLTWMGGGVTSGNHTASAEFNAFADPEALAIVLSHGLPLRMVDLDACRKVTASPADVLPIRNAGGKNAGLIADLLEGFIGIATRRGRPAMALYDPVAAVGFTSELLGWRHTRIDVELHAALTRGRTVVEPRADKVAAFNAHFADTVNAEAAKAAVLEALRREAAR is encoded by the coding sequence ATGGGTGTGTGGATCGATACTGATATGGGCTTTGACGATATCGCCGCCATCATGGTGGTGCAATCGGCAGGCCTTGCCATAGACGGCATTTCGCTGGTCTTCGGCAATGCGACGCTGGATGTTGTCTGCAGCAACGCCGCAGGCGCGGTCGCCGCCTTCGGCTGGTCCATGCCGCTCCATCAGGGCCGTGCCAAACCCGTCCTTGGCGCGCTCGAAACCGCACAATGCATTCTGGGTGACAGCGGCATTCCGACCGTCGGCCGTAGCCTGCCGGATGCCCCCGCTCTGCCGCAAAGCGACGCTTTCACTGCGCTGTGCGGCTGGCTTGAGGGGGCAGGCGAAAAGCGTATCCTCGCGCTCGGCCCGCTTACCAATATCGCCGCCCTTTGCCTTGCCCTGCCCGATCTTGCCGCGAAAATTTCCGATCTGACCTGGATGGGTGGCGGCGTGACGAGCGGCAACCACACCGCATCTGCCGAATTCAACGCCTTTGCCGATCCGGAAGCGCTGGCCATCGTGCTTTCCCACGGCCTGCCGCTGCGCATGGTCGATCTGGACGCCTGCCGCAAGGTCACCGCCTCGCCAGCCGATGTGCTGCCGATCCGAAATGCTGGCGGCAAAAACGCCGGCCTGATTGCCGACCTGCTGGAAGGTTTCATCGGCATCGCCACGAGACGCGGCAGACCGGCCATGGCGCTTTACGATCCCGTTGCCGCTGTCGGCTTCACCTCCGAGCTGCTTGGCTGGCGCCACACGCGGATCGATGTCGAGCTTCACGCGGCGTTAACGCGCGGGCGAACGGTGGTTGAGCCGCGTGCCGACAAGGTTGCCGCCTTCAACGCGCATTTCGCCGACACCGTGAATGCCGAAGCGGCAAAGGCTGCGGTTCTCGAGGCGTTGCGCCGCGAGGCTGCCCGATGA